The window TAAAACGGTTTCTCTTTCAAGAATCACTTCATTACGGTCGATAGAAACTACTTCACCTGTATCTTCATCTACAAAATCTTCAACCCATTTCTTCAATACTCTTGCCGCCAGTTTACGACCGATGTATTTCTTCAAACCTGATTTACTAACTTTTACTTCGTCAGCAAGATCAAAAAGTTCTAAGATATCTTTATCAGAATCGTAACCGATAGCACGTAATAAAGTGGTAACCGGGAATTTTTTCTTACGATCGATGTAAGCATACATTACGTTATTAACGTCTGTAGCAAACTCAATCCATGAACCTTTGAAAGGAATAACACGAGCAGAATACAATTTGGTTCCGTTGGTGTGACGGCTTTGGCCGAAAAACACACCTGGAGAACGGTGTAATTGCGAAACGATAACACGTTCTGCACCGTTGATTACAAACGTACCTTTTGGTGTCATATACGGGATAGTACCTAAATACACATCCTGAATAATCGTTTCAAAATCTTCATGTTCAACATCGTTACAAGAAAGCTTAAGCTTTGCTTTTAATGGAACATTGTAGGTTAATCCACGCTCAATACACTCGTGTATATCATAACGTGGCGGATCAACAAAATAATCAAGAAATTCTAAAACGAAGATATTTCTTGAATCTGTTATTGGAAAGTTTTCAGCAAACACTTTAAACAAACCTTCGCTAGAGCGATCGTCTGATGTAGTATCTATCTGGAAAAATTCTCTGAATGATTGCAATTGCACATCCAGAAAATCCGGATAGTCTATAATGTGCTTACTAGTTGCAAAATTTACTCTTTGTTCGACTGTCTTTGCCAATGGACTAAAAGATTTTAGTTTAAGAATAAACTATTTGTTTGGTTTTGGTTCAAGCATTCTCATCAACCAAGCAAAATGAGATGTTTATAAACAGGTAAAGACACCAACATTTTCAGTCAGTGTCTAATACATTTTTAGCTAAGCTAAATTAAGTTGATTACTTAATTTCAACTACTGCTCCAGCTTCTTCTAATTGTTTTTTAAGAGCTTCTGCTTCGTCTTTAGAAACACCAGTTTTTAATTCTTTTGGTGCTCCGTCAACTAAGTCTTTAGCTTCTTTTAAACCTAGACCAGTTAAATCTTTAACCAATTTAACTACTGCTAATTTAGCGCCACCAGCTTCTTTTAAGATAACATCAAAAGCTGTTTTTTCTGCAGCAGCAGCAGGTGCATCACCACCAGCAGCAGGACCAGCAACTACAGCAGCAGCTGCAGGCTCGATACCATACTCGTCTTTTAAGATTTGAGCTAATTCGTTAACTTCTTTAACTGTTAAGTTTACTAATTGCTCAGCAAACGATTTTAAATCTGCCATTTTATTAAGATTTTAAATTTTTACGTAAAATAATTTTGTTTAATTGCGAACTTAAGGTGTTCGTTAACCTTCTCTTTCTTGTAGAGTTTTAACAATTCCTGCAATCTTGCCTCCGCTTGATTTAAGTGCAGATATAACATTCTTAGCTGGTGATTGTAATAATCCAATGATTTCTCCAACAAGCTCTTCTCTCGATTTTAAGCTTACTAAATTATTCAATTGGTCATCGCCAACATATACTGATGAATCTATAAATGCTGCTTTAAGCAATGGTTTATCAGATGTTCTTCTCAAAGCTTTAATCAACTTAGCCGGAGCGTTTGCTGTTTTTGAGAATAATAATGATGATGAACCTTTAAGGGCTTCGTAGATCTCTGATGCGTCGCCATCTAAACCTTCAATCGCTTTGCGAATTAAAGAGTTTTTAGCAACCTTCATCACGATATCTCCTTCGAAACATTTGCGTCGGATGTTATTAACCTGCTCAACAGAAAGGCTAGAAATATCAGCAATATAAAAATTGCCATACTCTTGCATTTGTCCTTGTAGTTCTGAAACTACTTCGTTTTTTTCTTCTCTGTTCATGATTAAATCCCCGCTACTGATTTAGTTTCAATTGCAATACCAGGACTCATTGTAGAAGACACGTGAATGCTTTTAAAATAAGTTCCCTTTGCAGCAGATGGTTTTAATTTAGATATTACAGAGATAATCTCCATAGCATTTTCATAAATTTTATCTGCTGAGAAAGATACTTTCCCTATTGAAGCGTGTATAATACCGCTTTTGTCTACTTTAAAATCAATTTTACCTGCTTTAACCTCTGTTACAGCTTTACCAACATCGTTAGTTACTGTTCCAGACTTTGGATTTGGCATTAAGTTCCTTGGACCTAAAACACGGCCTAATTTACCTACCTTAGCCATACAAGCTGGTGTTGTGATAATAATGTCTACATCGGTCCAACCAGCTTCAATTTTAGCCACATATTCGTCTAAACCTACGAAATCTGCGCCTGCTGCTCTTGCTTCTTCTTCCTTATCAGGAGTTACTAAAGCTAAAACACGAATAGTTTTACCTGTTCCGTGTGGTAAAGTAGCAATACCACGTACCATTTGATTGGCTTTACGTGGATCTACACCTAAAGAAACATCAATATCAACTGATGCATCAAATTTAGTAGTAGTGATCTCTTTTACCAAAGCAGAGGCAGCCTGTAAAGTATAAGCCTTACCAGCTTCTATTTTAGCATGTGCCTTTTTTTGATTTTTAGTTAATTTCGCCACTGTTGTAAACTGTTTTTTAATTAATTGTTCCAGGGTGCGTCACCAGAAACGGTGATTCCCATACTGCGTGCTGTTCCAGCAACCATACTCATTGCAGATTCGATTGTAAATGCATTTAAATCAGGCATTTTATCTTCAGCAATAACTTTAATTTGGTCCCAGGTCACCGACCCAACTTTCTTACGGTTAGGCTCAGCAGAACCACTCGTTAATTTAGTAGCATCTTTTAATTGGATAGCTACTGGAGGGGTTTTGATGATGAATTCGAATGACTTATCAGCATAAACAGTAATTACAACCGGCAATACTTTACCTGCTTTATCTTGGGTACGAGCGTTGTACTGTTTGCAAAACTCCATAATGTTAACACCTTTAGCACCTAAAGCAGGCCCTACTGGTGGCGATGGATTTGCAGCTCCGCCTTTGATCTGTAATTTGATCATTGCACTGACTTCTTTTGCCATTTTTGTGTTTTTTGTTTATTTAAAACTCAATGTTAAATATTGGAAGCATGTAACATTTAATTCCTTCAATTCCTATAAAACTTAAAGGACTGCAAAGATATGAATAATCTTGCAGTCCTCCAATATATATTAAAAATAAAATTCTTACTCTTTTTCTACTTGCATGTAGTTAAGTTCTAGTGGCGTTTTACGTCCGAAAATCTTAACCATTACTTTTAGCTTTTTCTTTTCTTCGTTAACTTCTTCAATCACACCAGAGAAACCATTGAAAGGTCCATCCATAACTTTAATGCCTTCGCCAACATAATAAGGAACATTCATTGTTTCACCTTGTTCGCTCATTTCATCAACCACACCTAAAATACGATTAACTTCTGCCTGGCGCATTGGAATTGGATTGCCAGCCTTATCACCCAAGAACCCAATTACACTATTTATTCCTTTAATAATGTGTTCCAATTCACCATCTAACGTGGTTTCGATTAAAACATATCCAGGATAAAAGTTACGTTCTTTTGCAATCTTTTTACCGTCTTTCATTTGATAATATTTTTCCATTGGTATTAAAACCTGTGGTACCAAATGAGAATAACCTAAACGGCTGATCTCTGCATCAATATACTGTTTTACCTTCTTCTCTTTACCGCTAACAGCCCTTACAACATACCATTTTAGATCGCTCATCAGAAAATATTAATTAGAAAGTGATTTATAAAAAGTATCTAACACAAATGTAGAACCTTTATCCATTGCAAAGATGACCAACGCAATAATTAAAGAAGCCACTAATACCAGAATTGCAGAACTTTGAAGTTCTCCCCATGTAGGCCATGTAACCTTTTGGGTCATTTCCTCGTACGATTCTTTTACAAACTCAACTACTTTAGCCATATTTTAATGATTGAATGATTGAGTTAGCAAATGAGAATGTTAAGGAAATTCAACCATTAAAACATTCACTAATTCAACCATTATGTTTGGCACGGGAACAAGGATTCGAACCCTGATCAAAGGTTTTGGAGACCTCTATTCTACCGTTGAACTATTCCCGTGTATTAAATAGTAATTAGTATAAAGAACTTAGTACTTAGATTTTGGTTCATTTCTTTACCTTATCCAAGTACTAAGTAATTTTATATATACTAAATACTTTATACTAAGTACCTAGATACTATTTTACAATTTCAGTTACCTGACCAGCACCTACTGTTCTACCACCCTCACGGATTGCGAAACGTAGACCTTTTTCCATTGCGATTGCGTTAATCAATTTAACATTGATTGTAACGTTATCACCTGGCATTACCATTTCAGTTCCTTCAGCTAGTGTAATTTCACCAGTAACATCTGTAGTACGGAAATAGAATTGTGGGCGGTATTTGTTAAAGAATGGTGTGTGACGACCACCTTCTGCTTTTGATAATACATAGATTTCAGCTTTGAAATCAGTGTGAGGAGTTACAGAACCTGGTTTACAGATTACCATACCACGACGGATATCAGTTTTCTCAATACCACGTAATAATAAACCTACGTTATCACCAGCTTCACCATAATCCAAAATCTTACGGAACATCTCAACACCAGTAACTGTAGATTTTAAGTTCTCAGCACCCATACCTAAGATTTCAACAGGATCTCCAGAGTTGATTACACCACGCTCAATACGACCAGTTGCAACAGTACCACGACCAGTGATCGAGAATACATCTTCAACAGGCATTAAGAAAGGAAGTTCAGTTAAACGTGGAGGAATTGGAATGTAGCTATCAACAGCTGCCATTAATTCCATGATTTTTTCAACCCATTTTGGATCACCATTCAAACCACCCAAAGCAGAACCTTGAATAACTGGAATATCATCACCTGGGAAATCATAGAAAGATAATAGTTCACGAATTTCCATCTCTACTAATTCTAGTAATTCAGGATCATCAACCATATCCACTTTATTCATAAACACAACTAATGTTGGTACACCTACCTGGCGAGCCAATAAAATGTGCTCACGAGTTTGTGGCATTGGACCATCAGTAGCAGCAACAACGATAATAGCACCATCCATTTGGGCAGCACCAGTAACCATGTTTTTAACATAATCAGCGTGACCTGGACAATCTACGTGTGCGTAGTGACGGTTTGCAGTTGAATACTCAACGTGCGCAGTATTAATAGTAATACCTCTTTCTTTTTCCTCAGGAGCTGAGTCAATAGATTCGAATGAACGTGCCTCAGATAAACCTGCATCAGCCAAAACTTTTGTAATAGCTGCTGTTAAAGTTGTTTTACCGTGATCGACGTGACCGATTGTACCGATGTTTAAGTGCGGTTTACTACGGTCAAATTTTTCTTTTGCCATTTTATTTATAACTAATTAGTAGGTTAACTTTTTATTAATTTTATTTATTGTTTTGATGCAATGCAACACAAAAAACCTTGTCTACACTGCATACTAAACAGATTTAACAAAGCTTTATTATCCTGAGCCAACTATGGGAATTGAACCCATGACCTCTTCCTTACCAAGGAAGTGCTCTACCGCTGAGCTAAGTCGGCTTTTAAAAGCTCATCAGTTCAATTATTTATTGTTCATCGATTAAGTACCAATGAACCAATTTACTAATGAACATCCAAGAGCGAAAGACGAGGTTCGAACTCGCGACCTATAGCTTGGAAGGCTATCGCTCTACCAACTGAGCTACTTTCGCTTTTCAATTTTCAATTTTCAATTTTCAATTTACGATTGAAACTTATCAATCCAAAATCATCAATCTAAAATTAGATTGTGGGGGGAGAAGGATTCGAACCTTCGAAATCTTGCGATAACAGAGTTACAGTCTGTCCCATTTGGCCGCTCTGGAATCCCCCCTTCTTTTCAATTACCACCTAGAAATTTTTGAGTTATGATTTTTAAATCACCCACTCTAAAATTTAAAACCATTAATAAAAAAGAGCCTCCTATCGGAATCGAACCAATGACCTACTGATTACAAGTCAGTTGCTCTACCAGCTGAGCTAAGGAGGCTTTTAAATTTGTGCAATGATACAAAAAAACTTCATTTTTTATATCGTTAGCGAGTTTTTTAAACTTTTAATATTTCACAGAACTAACCCACTCTTCTTTGTAATAACACCCTTTCCGAATGGGAATGCAAATCTACACATTTATATTTCACTTCAAAATATATTTGAAAAAAAATTAGCGAACTTTTAGGTTCGCTAATTGTATATTTAATAAATGAGACAATAGTTACTTAGTAATCAGTAGTTTCGCTTTCGCTTAAAATAACTTTATGCTCACTTAATTTTGCTCTAGTTTTATCTTTATGCTTGGTAATTTGCTTTCTTAATGATTCAATTGCTAAATCTGTAGCTTCTTCGAACGATTTGCATTGCTCTTTAGCGAACAGCGTACCACCAGGAACAATAAGTTTTATTTCACTAATCTTATTGGCTTCATTATCTACATTCTCCAATTTCAGGTAAACTTCACCACTGATAATTTGATCAAAAAATTGATCTAACTTGTTTGCCTTCTTTTGGATAAACTCTAACAACTTACTATCTGCACTGAAGTGGATTGATTGAACTCCTATTTTCATTTTTCCTCCTTTTTTTTACGCCTTTGGATGGGCTTGTTTATAAATTGTTTTTAATCTTTCAATTGAATTGTGTGTATAAACCTGGGTTGCAGCCAAACTAGCGTGACCCAGAAGCTCTTTAATGGCATTTAAATCTGCACCAGCATTAAGCAAAGTGGTAGCGTAACTATGTCGTAATACATGCGGACTTTTCTTTTCATTGGTTGATATATGTGCCAATTTTGAAGTAACAATCCTATATATTAATTTTGGATAAGCAGCTGCACCCGTATTAGTAACGATTAGAAATAGTTGTTTGTTATCGAATTTCTGCAACTTTTTTAATTCAATATAATTATCTAACTGACTAACAAGTTGTTTATTTATTGGAATGATTCGTTCCTTATTTCTTTTTCCTAAAACCTTAATTGTGCCTGAATAAGAATCAATATTTGTTTCTTTAAGCTGGAGTAACTCTGTTAAACGTATTCCTGAACCAAATAAAAGTTCTATAACTAAATTATCCCTAACCGAAGGAAAAGTATGATCAAAGTACACCTCAGAATCAAGCAAATGATCCATTTTATCTGCATCAATGAATACCGGAAGTCGTTTAGGAATTTTTGGTGCTTTAATTAAGGTTGTCGGATTTTGATCTAAAATACCTTCTCGCATTAAAAATTTATAAAAACTTCTTAATGCTGATATTTTTCTATTAATCGTGTTTTCTGAAGTTTTGTTATCCATTAAATAAACCATATAACTACGTATATGGGTATGTTTGATCGATATAAAATCTAATTCAAAAGTGGTATTAAAATAAACTATGCTTTGAT is drawn from Pedobacter mucosus and contains these coding sequences:
- the rplL gene encoding 50S ribosomal protein L7/L12, whose product is MADLKSFAEQLVNLTVKEVNELAQILKDEYGIEPAAAAVVAGPAAGGDAPAAAAEKTAFDVILKEAGGAKLAVVKLVKDLTGLGLKEAKDLVDGAPKELKTGVSKDEAEALKKQLEEAGAVVEIK
- the rplJ gene encoding 50S ribosomal protein L10, with the translated sequence MNREEKNEVVSELQGQMQEYGNFYIADISSLSVEQVNNIRRKCFEGDIVMKVAKNSLIRKAIEGLDGDASEIYEALKGSSSLLFSKTANAPAKLIKALRRTSDKPLLKAAFIDSSVYVGDDQLNNLVSLKSREELVGEIIGLLQSPAKNVISALKSSGGKIAGIVKTLQEREG
- the rplA gene encoding 50S ribosomal protein L1; this encodes MAKLTKNQKKAHAKIEAGKAYTLQAASALVKEITTTKFDASVDIDVSLGVDPRKANQMVRGIATLPHGTGKTIRVLALVTPDKEEEARAAGADFVGLDEYVAKIEAGWTDVDIIITTPACMAKVGKLGRVLGPRNLMPNPKSGTVTNDVGKAVTEVKAGKIDFKVDKSGIIHASIGKVSFSADKIYENAMEIISVISKLKPSAAKGTYFKSIHVSSTMSPGIAIETKSVAGI
- the rplK gene encoding 50S ribosomal protein L11, giving the protein MAKEVSAMIKLQIKGGAANPSPPVGPALGAKGVNIMEFCKQYNARTQDKAGKVLPVVITVYADKSFEFIIKTPPVAIQLKDATKLTSGSAEPNRKKVGSVTWDQIKVIAEDKMPDLNAFTIESAMSMVAGTARSMGITVSGDAPWNN
- the nusG gene encoding transcription termination/antitermination protein NusG; the encoded protein is MSDLKWYVVRAVSGKEKKVKQYIDAEISRLGYSHLVPQVLIPMEKYYQMKDGKKIAKERNFYPGYVLIETTLDGELEHIIKGINSVIGFLGDKAGNPIPMRQAEVNRILGVVDEMSEQGETMNVPYYVGEGIKVMDGPFNGFSGVIEEVNEEKKKLKVMVKIFGRKTPLELNYMQVEKE
- the secE gene encoding preprotein translocase subunit SecE, with amino-acid sequence MAKVVEFVKESYEEMTQKVTWPTWGELQSSAILVLVASLIIALVIFAMDKGSTFVLDTFYKSLSN
- the tuf gene encoding elongation factor Tu, encoding MAKEKFDRSKPHLNIGTIGHVDHGKTTLTAAITKVLADAGLSEARSFESIDSAPEEKERGITINTAHVEYSTANRHYAHVDCPGHADYVKNMVTGAAQMDGAIIVVAATDGPMPQTREHILLARQVGVPTLVVFMNKVDMVDDPELLELVEMEIRELLSFYDFPGDDIPVIQGSALGGLNGDPKWVEKIMELMAAVDSYIPIPPRLTELPFLMPVEDVFSITGRGTVATGRIERGVINSGDPVEILGMGAENLKSTVTGVEMFRKILDYGEAGDNVGLLLRGIEKTDIRRGMVICKPGSVTPHTDFKAEIYVLSKAEGGRHTPFFNKYRPQFYFRTTDVTGEITLAEGTEMVMPGDNVTINVKLINAIAMEKGLRFAIREGGRTVGAGQVTEIVK
- the hpf gene encoding ribosome hibernation-promoting factor, HPF/YfiA family, with the translated sequence MKIGVQSIHFSADSKLLEFIQKKANKLDQFFDQIISGEVYLKLENVDNEANKISEIKLIVPGGTLFAKEQCKSFEEATDLAIESLRKQITKHKDKTRAKLSEHKVILSESETTDY
- a CDS encoding tyrosine-type recombinase/integrase, yielding MLLNSFITYLSHEKRYSQHTITSYKTDLNQSIVYFNTTFELDFISIKHTHIRSYMVYLMDNKTSENTINRKISALRSFYKFLMREGILDQNPTTLIKAPKIPKRLPVFIDADKMDHLLDSEVYFDHTFPSVRDNLVIELLFGSGIRLTELLQLKETNIDSYSGTIKVLGKRNKERIIPINKQLVSQLDNYIELKKLQKFDNKQLFLIVTNTGAAAYPKLIYRIVTSKLAHISTNEKKSPHVLRHSYATTLLNAGADLNAIKELLGHASLAATQVYTHNSIERLKTIYKQAHPKA